Genomic DNA from Salinibacter pepae:
GCCGTGGGCCTGCGCCCCGGCTCCTCCTCCCGCCCGAAGGCCGAGCGGCAGGGCCTCCCGGCGATGGATGTCGGCGAGGCGGCCGCGTGGGGCGACGTGGTGATGCTCCTCATCCCCGACCAGCACCAGAAGGACGTCTACGAGGCGAAGATTGCGGAGCACATGACGCCCGGCACGGCCCTCGGCTTCGGCCACGGCTTCAACATCCACTACGACCGCATCGAGCCGCCCGAGGCGGTCGACGTCTTCATGGTGGCGCCCAAGTCGCCCGGCCACCTTGTCCGCCGTACCTATACGGACGGCAGCGGCGTGCCGTGCCTGGCGGCGGTCGACCAGGATGCCTCCGGCGGCGCAATGGCCCTCGCCCTCAGCTACGCCGACGCGATTGGCGGCACCCACGCGGGCGTCATCGAGACGACCTTCAAGGACGAGACCGAAACCGACCTGTTCGGCGAGCAGGCCGTGCTCTGCGGCGGCTCGCAGGCCCTCATCCAGGCGGGCTTTGAAACGCTCGTCGACGCGGGCTACCCCGAAGAGCTGGCCTACTTTGAGTGCCTCCACGAGCTGAAGCTGATCGTGGACCTCTACTACGAGGGCGGCCTCGAGTACATGAACCACTCGGTGAGCGATACCGCCGAGTACGGGGGCCACACGCGCGGCCCCCGCGTGATCGACGACGCCGTGCGCGAGCAAATGCAGAAGATTCTCGAGGAGGTGCAGTCCGGCGACTTTGCCGACGAGTGGATCGAGGAGTACGAGCAGGGCACCCCGCGGCTCCAAGACGAACGCGCGGCCCTGACGGAGCACCCGATCGAGCAGGTCGGCCGGACGCTGCGCGGCATGATGCCCTGGCTGGACGGCGACGAGGCGTCGGACGACGAGAGCGTCCCCGACGCGGCCGAGCAGGCCCCCACCCCGTCGAACTGACCGCCCGAAACGGCGCCAGAGTTCTACCACCGCACGTCCTCAACGCAACGCAAACCCGGACGCTCACCGGTTGGCATGGATAACACACGATCGCACGACATTGCCTGGCTTCCCGGCGACGGCATCGGCCCGGAGGTAACGCGGGAGGCGCTCCGCGTGCTCGACGCGGTGGGCTCGGCCCATGGATTTTCCGTGACCGCCACCGAGCACCGGATCGGGGGCGCGGCACTCGACGAGACCGGACGGCCGTTTCCCACTTCCACCCGCGAGGCCTGCCTGGAGAGTGACGCCGTCCTGCTCGGCGCGGTGGGCGGGCCGAAATGGAACGACAACACGGGCGACAAGCGTCCAGAAAGCGGACTTCTGGCCCTGCGCAGGGCGCTCGGCGTCTACGCCAACCTGCGCCCGGTCCGTGTGCCGGAGGCACGGGCCGGCGCCTCGCCCCTCCGCCCCGACCGTGTGGGCGGCACCGACATTCTGTTCGTCCGCGAACTGACCGGCGGCATCTACTTCGGTACCCCCGAGGGCCGCACCGACGACGGCGCCCGCAGCACAATGGTGTACTCAGAGGCCGAAATCGAACGCATCGCCCACGTCGCCTTCCAGCGGGCGCAGCGACGCGACGGGCACGTGACCTCCGTCGACAAGGCGAACGTGCTGGAGGTGTCGGAGCTGTGGCGCGAGGTCGTGCCCCGAATCCGCGAGGAGCACTATCCCGACCTAGAGCTCCGCCACCTGTACGTCGACAACGCCGCGATGCAGGTCGTCCGCGACCCGCGGCAGTTTGACGTGGTGCTCACCGGCAACCTCTTCGGCGACATTCTCTCGGACCTCGCGGCGGCCCTCCCCGGCTCGCTGGGCCTTCTCCCCTCCGCGAGCGTCGGGGGCGCGGTGGGGCTCTTCGAACCGGTCCACGGCAGCGCGCCCGACATTGCCGGGCAGGACGTTGCGAACCCCACCGCGGCCATTCTGAGCGCCGCCCTCCTGCTCGACGCAGTCGGCGAAACGGCGGCCGCCGACGCGATCCGGCACGGCGTCGACGCGGCCCTGGACGCCGGCTTCCGCACCGCCGATCTCGCAGCGAGCGACGAGGAAACCGTGTCGACGTCTACGTTTGGGCGCGAAGTCGCCACCCGCGCCGCCGATTCCGCTCCCAAAAGCGCTCCGACGCCATGACGTTCGCTCCCTCCGTCCACGGCCCGCCCCTCGGGGCCCGCGGTCGGATGACCCTGCGCCTTATCGAGCGTCCGGACGCGACGACCAACGCGGCGTCCGGGCGCCCTTCTGACTCCCAAACTGCCTTCCGACGCCCCACATTCAGCACGCGACCCAACCGATGAGCGACTCCATCACGATTTTCGACACGACCCTGCGCGACGGCGAGCAGGCGCCGGGCGCCTCCATGACCGTCCCCGAAAAGGTCCACATTGCCCATAAGCTCGCGGGCCTGAATGTGGACGTGATTGAGGCCGGGTTCCCCATCTCGTCGCCCGCCCAGACCGAGGCGGTGGCCCGCATCGCGGCGGAGGTGGACGGGCCCGTAACCTGTGCCCTCGCCCGCACGAAAGAAGATGACATCGACGCCGCCGGCGAGGCCCTGGCCGACGGGGGCGACACGCGCCTCCACACTTTCATCGCCACGAGCGACGTCCACATCGAGGCCAAATTTGACAAACTTGGGGACACAATGGCTGAGACGCGCGAGGCCATCATCCAGCGGGCCGTGCGCGCCATCGAACAGGCCCTCACCTACACCGACAACGTTGAGTTCAGCGCCGAGGACGCCGGGCGCACCGACCCGGCCTTTCTCTGCGAGATCGTGCAGGCGGCCGCCGAGGCTGGGGCAACGACCATCAACATCCCGGACACGACCGGCTACTGCGCTCCCTCGGAGTACACCGATCTGCTTGCGTCGGTGGTCGACTGTCTTCCGGAGCCGGACGCGGTGACGCTCTCCACCCACTGCCACGACGACCTCGGCCTCGCCACGGCCAACACGCTGGCGGGCATCCGGGCGGGCGCCCGGCAGGTCGAGTGCACGATCAACGGCATCGGCGAGCGGGCCGGCAACGCGGCCCTGGAGGAAATCGTGATGGCCCTGACGGTCCGCTCGGACCAGTTCGACGTGGAGACGACTGTCAACACCGAGCACCTGACGCCGACCAGCCAGACGGTCTCGGCGGCCACCGGCTTCCCGGTGCAGCCCAACAAGGCGATCGTGGGCAGCAACGCGTTCAGCCACGAGGCCGGCATTCATCAGCACGGTGTGCTCCAGGAGCGAACGACCTACGAAATCATGTCCGCCGCGGACGTGGGCCAGGACGCCGAGCAGATCCGTCTGGGCCGCCACTCCGGCCGCCACGGCCTCTTCAACCGCCTGGAGGCCATGGGGTACGCGGTCCCCGAGGGCCACCGCGACGCACTCTACGATCGGTTTCTCGACCTGGCCGACCG
This window encodes:
- the leuB gene encoding 3-isopropylmalate dehydrogenase, which encodes MDNTRSHDIAWLPGDGIGPEVTREALRVLDAVGSAHGFSVTATEHRIGGAALDETGRPFPTSTREACLESDAVLLGAVGGPKWNDNTGDKRPESGLLALRRALGVYANLRPVRVPEARAGASPLRPDRVGGTDILFVRELTGGIYFGTPEGRTDDGARSTMVYSEAEIERIAHVAFQRAQRRDGHVTSVDKANVLEVSELWREVVPRIREEHYPDLELRHLYVDNAAMQVVRDPRQFDVVLTGNLFGDILSDLAAALPGSLGLLPSASVGGAVGLFEPVHGSAPDIAGQDVANPTAAILSAALLLDAVGETAAADAIRHGVDAALDAGFRTADLAASDEETVSTSTFGREVATRAADSAPKSAPTP
- a CDS encoding 2-isopropylmalate synthase; translated protein: MSDSITIFDTTLRDGEQAPGASMTVPEKVHIAHKLAGLNVDVIEAGFPISSPAQTEAVARIAAEVDGPVTCALARTKEDDIDAAGEALADGGDTRLHTFIATSDVHIEAKFDKLGDTMAETREAIIQRAVRAIEQALTYTDNVEFSAEDAGRTDPAFLCEIVQAAAEAGATTINIPDTTGYCAPSEYTDLLASVVDCLPEPDAVTLSTHCHDDLGLATANTLAGIRAGARQVECTINGIGERAGNAALEEIVMALTVRSDQFDVETTVNTEHLTPTSQTVSAATGFPVQPNKAIVGSNAFSHEAGIHQHGVLQERTTYEIMSAADVGQDAEQIRLGRHSGRHGLFNRLEAMGYAVPEGHRDALYDRFLDLADRKKEVFEEDLEQMMNDFGDDAVAAATGLPDNGAAPNGGTPAYRLDHLSVQITTDEDSQVSVRLQRDDGSVREEQATGEGPVDALYRALDHAVDAPHALVDYSIRSISEGADAQGEVEVTIRYGENQFAGTARNTDVIRASAEAYVDALNRLVAAQEHAESVEFVQSGIMTAFE
- the ilvC gene encoding ketol-acid reductoisomerase, translating into MDVHYDADPALIHDKQVAVIGYGSQGHAHALNLHDSGVDVAVGLRPGSSSRPKAERQGLPAMDVGEAAAWGDVVMLLIPDQHQKDVYEAKIAEHMTPGTALGFGHGFNIHYDRIEPPEAVDVFMVAPKSPGHLVRRTYTDGSGVPCLAAVDQDASGGAMALALSYADAIGGTHAGVIETTFKDETETDLFGEQAVLCGGSQALIQAGFETLVDAGYPEELAYFECLHELKLIVDLYYEGGLEYMNHSVSDTAEYGGHTRGPRVIDDAVREQMQKILEEVQSGDFADEWIEEYEQGTPRLQDERAALTEHPIEQVGRTLRGMMPWLDGDEASDDESVPDAAEQAPTPSN